In Planctomycetia bacterium, one DNA window encodes the following:
- a CDS encoding thrombospondin type 3 repeat-containing protein gives MRTARLFILLCLIGCGPAFSQAQTLYSTAFDGPPFVDGSLPGQDGWISTNSPETPGLAIVQSAFNFSPPRSVRIDAALTTLSNWWWKPLDHAVHASAAAIQIDFRLYIDRNAGSPSTLWGIDVYDGSLPFTRRVTAVAVNASNELLVWDNLNFVNTSVLVTPNHWNEFRVFLNYATGQRNVAVYFNGVRVAYRQAFGQGANDLLADVDFYHVDAGGNDRAYFDDFSVQALADADGDGLPDNQDACPNTQAGDLIDPNGCSTLDDDGDGVLNDADNCPQTPACAVADSAGCPFDSDGDSVMNGCDNCDTVPNGPNEDNQADADGDGRGDACDVCPFRRPGDTTGDEIVDGRDAQLFVRILTGGMGTPDETCACDVNEDTLVSEADIPGFVTLLLNQ, from the coding sequence ATGCGTACCGCTCGATTATTCATCCTGCTTTGCCTGATCGGATGCGGACCCGCATTCAGCCAGGCACAAACCCTGTATTCCACAGCCTTCGACGGGCCTCCGTTTGTCGATGGGAGCCTGCCCGGTCAGGACGGCTGGATCAGCACCAATTCCCCGGAGACGCCCGGCCTGGCGATCGTGCAGAGCGCGTTCAACTTCAGCCCGCCACGATCCGTCCGCATCGACGCCGCGCTGACCACGTTGTCAAACTGGTGGTGGAAACCGCTGGATCACGCTGTGCATGCGTCGGCCGCGGCGATCCAGATTGATTTTCGTCTTTACATCGATCGAAACGCCGGCAGCCCCAGCACGCTTTGGGGCATAGACGTGTATGACGGCTCGCTGCCATTTACCCGCCGCGTGACGGCCGTGGCGGTGAACGCCTCCAATGAACTGCTGGTCTGGGACAATTTGAATTTTGTCAATACGAGTGTTTTGGTGACCCCCAACCACTGGAACGAGTTTCGCGTGTTTCTGAATTACGCGACGGGCCAGCGAAACGTTGCGGTCTATTTTAACGGCGTCCGCGTCGCCTATCGCCAGGCCTTCGGCCAGGGGGCCAACGACCTTCTCGCCGACGTCGACTTCTACCATGTCGATGCCGGCGGGAACGATCGCGCCTACTTCGACGATTTCTCGGTCCAAGCGCTGGCAGACGCCGATGGTGACGGCCTCCCCGACAATCAAGATGCCTGTCCGAATACCCAGGCCGGCGATCTGATCGACCCCAACGGCTGCTCCACGCTCGATGACGATGGCGATGGCGTATTGAACGACGCGGACAACTGCCCCCAGACGCCCGCGTGCGCCGTCGCGGACAGCGCCGGCTGCCCGTTCGACTCCGACGGCGACAGCGTCATGAACGGATGCGACAACTGCGACACGGTCCCCAACGGTCCGAACGAAGACAATCAGGCCGACGCCGACGGCGACGGGCGCGGCGATGCCTGCGATGTCTGCCCGTTCCGGCGGCCCGGCGACACCACCGGCGACGAGATCGTGGACGGCCGAGACGCCCAATTGTTCGTGCGAATCCTCACCGGCGGAATGGGCACGCCCGATGAGACCTGCGCCTGCGATGTGAACGAAGATACCCTTGTCAGCGAAGCCGATATTCCGGGCTTCGTGACCTTGCTGCTCAATCAGTAG